The following DNA comes from Alphaproteobacteria bacterium.
AGCATAAAATGCGCTTTTTTGATGCGCTCCAGACGCGCATGGCCACCCTTCTTGATTTGGAAGAAATAACGGTTATCGGCGGGGATTATAATATTGCTCCCTACCCTATAGATGTTTACGACCCAAAGAAATTAGATGGTACTGTGTGCTACCACCCTTTAGAACGCGAAAAAATACGCAAGATTTTGCATCTGGGATATTACGATGCATTCCGCATAGAACACCCACAGAAACAAGAGTTTAGCTGGTGGGATTATCGTGCGGCAAGCTGGAAAATGAATCATGGTATGCGTATAGACCATTTATTGCTATCGCCCATGGCCGTGGATTGCTTAGTTGGTTGCGAAACGTTGTTGGATATGCGTGCGGCAGAAAAAGCTTCTGACCATGCGCCAGTGGTATGCAGCTTGGATGTAAGCACGAAAAAACACACCATTGCTGCGTGATTAAACCCGTGCCGCAAGTTGCACTTGGTTGCGGCCATTAGTTTTGGCTTTATACAGCGCCTCATCTGCACGCTTTAATAGCTGCGCCGAAGTTTCGCCCTTGCGCAATTGCGCCGCACCAATGCTCACAGTCATATTCAGGCTGCCAATAGAGTGGCTTACGCGAAACGGTGTGACCTCCACCATCTGACGAATGCGGTCCGTTACCACCGTTGCCGAAAGCAAATCGGTTTCTGGCAGCAGAACAACAAATTCCTCGCCGCCAAAACGTGCAGCCATATCGGCGGTTCGGATGCTTTTCACCACTACTTTTGAAAGGCTTTGTAACACCTCATCGCCCACATCGTGCCCATAGGAATCATTGATAGGCTTAAAGTGATCAACATCAACCAGCATGATACTGAGAGGCCGCCCATGCTTATTAGCTTGATGCACGAGGTTGTCCAAATGTGTATCCATGAAGTGGCGATTATATAAATTAGTAAGCGCATCTGTCACAGAGCGCGAAACTGTTTTTTCGTAACTGGAGCGCAGCGCATCCTGATATTTTTTGCGGCGGATTTGAGTTTTTACCCGCGCCATCATTTCATTGGTATCTACAGGCAGCAGCAAATAATCGTTAATGCCAAGCTCAAGCGCTTTAAGCATTGTTTGAGTGCGGCTTTCATTCACCATGATAATCAGCGGAATATTGCGGGTTTCTTCGCGGCTTTTGAGTAGCGATGCCAAGCGCAAACCTTCAGAGCTGCTCATCTCTGTACTAATCATAATTACGTCATATTCTTCGCTTTTAACACGCTCTTGGGCAAAATCGGCATCCAGCGCTAAATCGACATGATAAAGCTCTGACAACTTATCTACGACCATTTGTGATTGCGCTTGATTATCATCAACCACCAGAATCCGTGATCCGGATACATTGGCAGTGAACATGTTTTGGGTAAGATTTGCGCCGCCAATTTGCGCCGCAGTTTGATCACGCAGGCGCAACTCATCCAGCATCATTTTAATACGTATAAGAGATTTGGTGCGTGCAAAGAAAACAATGTCGTTGAATGGCTTAGTTAAAAAGTCATCGGCGCCTACTTCCAAACCACGCAAGCGATCAGATTTTGAGCTTAGCGCCGTAACCATCACCACAGGGATATGCGCCACCTCCGGATCGGATTTCAGCCGGCGGCAAACTTCAAAGCCATCAATACCAGGCATCATCACATCCAGCAAAATCAGATCCGGATTACGTTCTTTTGTTTTTTGGATTGCCTCAAAACCATCACGCGCAGTTACTACATCGTAATATTCATTGGAAAGCTTAGTTTCCAATAATAATACGTTGGTTGGGCGGTCATCTACTACCAGGATGAGTGCCGTCATAAGCGAGGGATTCCTGTATCGGTTTTTTAGGTCGTAGTATATTCATTTACAGCAAGTTGAACTTGGTTGCGACCATTTTCTTTGCATCGATACAACGCTTCGTCGGCACGTTTATGCAATTCATGGGCGGTATCCCTGTCTTTGCGCAGGTGCGACACTCCTACACTCACACTTAAATTTAAATGTCCTACTTCATGTGTGACTTTGAATTGTGTTTTTTCAACAGATATACGAATACGCTCTGCTACCTCTGCCGCCTCAAAAATATCGGTCTCAGGCATTAGCACCACAAATTCCTCGCCACCATAACGGGCAGCAAGGTCGGCACTACGAATTGCGTTGATAACAA
Coding sequences within:
- the xth gene encoding exodeoxyribonuclease III, which encodes MSISTVRIATWNVNSIRSRLHHLLDWLQGENAPEIICLQELKVEDASFPAMEIEALGYNIAIHGQKSYNGVGILSKFPLQDVVCGLPDNAGDDQARYIEALACADDKVLRVASVYVPNGNAVDSDKFQHKMRFFDALQTRMATLLDLEEITVIGGDYNIAPYPIDVYDPKKLDGTVCYHPLEREKIRKILHLGYYDAFRIEHPQKQEFSWWDYRAASWKMNHGMRIDHLLLSPMAVDCLVGCETLLDMRAAEKASDHAPVVCSLDVSTKKHTIAA
- a CDS encoding PleD family two-component system response regulator, producing MTALILVVDDRPTNVLLLETKLSNEYYDVVTARDGFEAIQKTKERNPDLILLDVMMPGIDGFEVCRRLKSDPEVAHIPVVMVTALSSKSDRLRGLEVGADDFLTKPFNDIVFFARTKSLIRIKMMLDELRLRDQTAAQIGGANLTQNMFTANVSGSRILVVDDNQAQSQMVVDKLSELYHVDLALDADFAQERVKSEEYDVIMISTEMSSSEGLRLASLLKSREETRNIPLIIMVNESRTQTMLKALELGINDYLLLPVDTNEMMARVKTQIRRKKYQDALRSSYEKTVSRSVTDALTNLYNRHFMDTHLDNLVHQANKHGRPLSIMLVDVDHFKPINDSYGHDVGDEVLQSLSKVVVKSIRTADMAARFGGEEFVVLLPETDLLSATVVTDRIRQMVEVTPFRVSHSIGSLNMTVSIGAAQLRKGETSAQLLKRADEALYKAKTNGRNQVQLAARV